Proteins from a single region of Bacteroidales bacterium:
- the porV gene encoding type IX secretion system outer membrane channel protein PorV, which yields MKYFPLLLILFVNVLMTNAQSNSNLVQQAYKLNTITTAVPFLLIVPDARGGAMGDAGVASTPDAASTFFNAAKLPFITQQLGFEATYTPWLNQLAKDINLSYLTGFYRLDDQQALAGSVRFFSLGVVNFTNEQGQDIGSYKPNEFAVDAFYARKFTDHFSMAVGLRYIYSNLTGGIYVGGAQTKAGQSVATDVDFYYTTETEWFKVPVEIGLGAAITNIGAKITYTENYERAFLPQNLRLGPGFKFKLDDVNILLFTLDLHKLLVPTPPIYLKDSLNQNVLDDNGNLIIEKGKDPDRSIVNAIFTSFYDAPDGFKEEFHEINYSVGLEYWYANQFALRGGFFYEHPTKGNRKFFTLGAGLKYNVFGLDFSYLIPIEQRNPLENTLRFSLLFYFEKAKK from the coding sequence ATGAAATATTTTCCCCTTCTTTTGATTCTTTTTGTGAATGTTTTGATGACGAATGCCCAGTCCAATAGCAATTTGGTTCAGCAAGCATATAAACTAAACACCATCACCACGGCTGTTCCTTTTTTACTCATTGTTCCGGATGCTCGAGGAGGGGCAATGGGTGATGCTGGAGTCGCTTCAACTCCAGATGCAGCTTCTACTTTTTTTAATGCAGCTAAACTTCCTTTCATTACTCAACAACTTGGTTTTGAGGCTACATATACACCCTGGCTCAATCAATTGGCAAAAGATATTAACTTGAGTTATCTGACAGGCTTTTACAGACTTGATGATCAGCAGGCACTTGCAGGTTCTGTTCGATTTTTTTCATTAGGGGTGGTGAATTTTACCAATGAGCAAGGACAGGATATTGGTTCTTATAAGCCTAACGAATTTGCTGTAGATGCTTTTTACGCAAGGAAATTTACTGATCATTTTTCCATGGCAGTGGGTTTACGATATATTTATAGTAATTTGACCGGAGGTATTTATGTAGGGGGAGCTCAAACCAAGGCAGGCCAATCGGTTGCAACGGATGTTGACTTTTACTACACAACCGAAACTGAGTGGTTTAAAGTTCCCGTGGAAATTGGTCTCGGAGCAGCTATAACCAATATCGGAGCTAAAATTACATATACAGAAAATTATGAGAGAGCTTTTCTCCCTCAAAATTTGCGTTTAGGTCCTGGCTTTAAATTTAAACTGGATGATGTAAATATTTTGCTTTTTACTTTAGATTTGCATAAATTGCTAGTTCCTACTCCTCCCATATATTTGAAAGATTCTCTGAATCAAAATGTTTTGGATGATAATGGAAATCTGATTATTGAAAAAGGAAAAGATCCTGACAGAAGTATTGTTAATGCCATTTTCACATCTTTCTATGATGCTCCGGATGGATTTAAGGAAGAGTTTCATGAAATAAATTATTCGGTTGGACTTGAATACTGGTATGCCAATCAGTTTGCTCTGCGGGGAGGTTTCTTTTACGAGCATCCAACTAAAGGAAACCGAAAATTTTTTACTTTAGGAGCCGGTTTAAAATATAATGTGTTCGGACTGGATTTTAGTTATCTTATCCCTATTGAACAAAGGAATCCACTTGAGAATACGTTGAGATTTTCGCTTCTCTTCTACTTTGAGAAGGCAAAAAAATAA
- the ispF gene encoding 2-C-methyl-D-erythritol 2,4-cyclodiphosphate synthase, translating into MKFNYRVGFGFDLHRLEKGRPLWLGGILVSSDKGCVAHSDGDVLIHATCDALLGALALGDIGMYFPDTDIANKGKESSFFLREILKILRQKEAEIINIDATIILENPSLKNYKSEIAKNLAELLDIPMNSISIKAKTHEKIGDLGKGNAIAAYVIVLVSTKIN; encoded by the coding sequence ATGAAGTTTAATTATCGCGTAGGTTTTGGTTTTGATTTACACAGGTTGGAAAAGGGTAGACCTCTTTGGTTGGGAGGAATTTTGGTGTCATCAGATAAAGGCTGTGTTGCACATAGCGACGGAGATGTTCTCATTCATGCTACTTGTGATGCTCTGTTAGGTGCGTTAGCTTTGGGAGATATCGGTATGTATTTTCCTGATACTGACATTGCCAACAAAGGAAAGGAAAGTTCTTTTTTTCTTCGAGAAATCTTAAAAATTCTCAGGCAAAAAGAAGCAGAAATTATTAATATTGATGCAACTATTATTTTAGAGAATCCATCGCTTAAAAATTATAAGTCAGAAATAGCCAAAAACCTAGCCGAATTGCTTGATATTCCAATGAATTCTATTTCTATTAAAGCTAAAACACATGAAAAAATAGGTGATCTTGGAAAAGGCAATGCTATAGCAGCTTATGTTATAGTCCTTGTATCAACCAAAATAAATTAA